AAAACGCTTGTGCCAGGTTAAATGTAGGAGTCTGAATATTTTTACATCACCTGTTTGGTCATGAGCTTCTCAAACTCCTCCACTATCTCACAAATACTGAGCCATTTGAGTCCAGGCAGGCAGTGCAGAAGCCAACTACCTGCTTTCATGAGCAACAGGTCTATCTCCACTTGTCTCCTCACTCCTGGATGGACCACCTACAACGAATCGGATACAATTTATACACACCCAACATAacgtgcaagaaaaagaaggaaaaaaaaaatcatacagcATGTTCTCCTTTATTTACACTCCATGACTGTGATGTGAATCTGTAGGAGAGGAAACAATCTTGCAAGACTGACCTTGATTGCCACAGGTATCAGGCGCTCCTCCTGCTGACCATCTAGAAGACTTTTGTCCTCACTGCTCTCTTCCTCCCCACTCCCCCTCCAGAGCTGCCTCAGAGATCTTGCCATGCCCCCTAAACCAGGGATCTCCCAGGCTTCCAACAAATCGTCTTTTTCCATCTCCTCTACTATTGATTGGAAAGCTGGGTCCTCCACTTGGTCCACCCTGGCCCAGCCTCGGTATACCTGTGCAATGCATCCTGATCCCACCGGTTCTTTACTCCGAAACACCAAAACCCTTCTCCAGCCCTCCCCAAAAGCCCGCCGGAGGCACTGCTTGGTATGAGCCCAGGAGTGAGGGCGTACCTTGACGTGGAGCCTGGAGAAACGGTTGCAGAAATCTTGAGAGAAGATGTCTCGTCTAGTACTAGCCCACTGCCCCAGCTTGATGAAAGTAGGACCAGAGGTCTCAGTCACCCACAGCAAAGCATCGAGCCAATGAGGCATCCAGCGGGTAAACACCAGAACCAAGGGGTAAAGGAGAAGAAGGGGGACAAATTTGAAGAGCAGGACCAACGCCCGGAAGCTGAGGCGAAGAAAAAATATAAGTCTGTGCACTTGGATTTTAGCCAAAGACTTTTTTTCCGAAGCCTGGGGTTGAACAAGAACTTCCTGGCATCTGACTGCACTTAAAGAACCGTTGACTGCACCCCAATATAGCAGTGTAATCTTGGGTATGCGGGTTAAAATCTGCCCCCTTCTAACAAAACCGGATCTGGTGTTCtgaatgagtccaagtcttgcAAAGGAGCCTGCTCTCTGCAAAGTGCACCTCAAGCTGAGGAGGGCTCCTCTTGCTCCAAGGGCTATCGTGATCATAATGTCACACAGCTGCTAGCTCAGTCCAGCAGCTGAACGGATCCACATGTGCTAGTTTTGTATTGCGAAACACCTTTTAGGAGTCATCTGTAAAATATAATCTTTGCTCTCTTGGTAAACACTGCAGGTTTTACCCAGAGGATTACACTTTAAAGTAAAGATGCAAACTAGATTGGCGCTACAATAGGCTACAAGCATACTTAGCTATTTTTCTACAATTTGGTAGCAATATTTGAACTTACGGTACTCGGTAGTTACTGCAGTTTCTTGACAGACGAGAAGAAACTCGATGACTCTTTTTACTTATGTGGACAAACCGGACATTTAATGCTTCAGCTGGCGTTGCTGTGCCAGCTAATTAAATGTGGATTTCCTCGTTCCCATTGATAACACAACATCTATGGAAACATTGCACTGACAGAGTACGTCCGGATATGACGCTATAGCAACAAGGTCACGTGGTTTTATCTTAAAGGTGCAGTGACAATCACGAAAAAAACTTTCAGCGtttcaaaacaaaaattaaaacacGTTTAGTTTCTCGTGTCTACACTTCTTATCCCACACATTGTGGGTCTGTCTCGTGTCACGCTTCTGTATTTAAGAAATTATAATTTTTCTCAACTTAACTTGCAGAAGCAATGGCTCAAATTAACCTCCGTATTGCGCGTGCGCAGTCTGTTGTAGGCGCTTCTTGCTATTATTATTTGCAAAAGCACACGATTAATAATACTAGAAAATgaattttctgaagaaactgcagtgtgaatgctgatagctgaatgtttttgagctaaaatgaaataactgctgaatgttaagttaaaaatgttgaatgagCTGGAAATGTTGTATTTACTTCCTCTTCAGCACTTATTGAGCACTTTTAAGGATATTTCTTaccactgctatgcagatgatattcagTTATATATCTCCTTTAAGCCCCAAGATGTTTCCAAGCTACAGATTTTGCATACACTCCATTAGAGGTTGCATGGCTGAAAACTTTCTTCAGCTAAATGAGAAGACTGAAGTCCTTGTTTGTGCTCCTAAAAAAATTGTACCTACTGTTATGGAAAACTTGGGTCCACTTGTTACATTTGCCAAACCTCCTATCAGGAACCTTGGTGTTACTATTGACTCAGCTCAGAAGAGGACTTACGTCGTTGACTGATCCTGTGGACTGAATCAAGTACCTCCGGCAACTTTTCAGGATGGTCAGAATCCATGTTTTTACAAAGCTTACTTAGTTTTTAGAATTTAACACTACTCAAATAAACTGAGTTGATCAGCTTCTTGAATAAAAAGAACTGCTAGCTTACTTAAACTGAGTTCTAATaacaaattgattaaaaaaaaagttcagtcttcttaatatttttaattaaacacattagatttcacagtgtgcagagaaACATTTATCAATACTTGTCGCTCAGCTGTTGGGAGTTACCAGGGTGACCGAGTCACAGAGCCGGAGCCTTCGAAGGCTGAGAAGACCTGAAGTGAATTGACGGTCTAGCCTACAACAGTTTCTGTTGCCAAGCAACCGTGACAGCTACAGCGGTGGTGGACGGCA
The Maylandia zebra isolate NMK-2024a linkage group LG7, Mzebra_GT3a, whole genome shotgun sequence DNA segment above includes these coding regions:
- the adck2 gene encoding putative aarF domain-containing protein kinase 2 isoform X4, encoding MITIALGARGALLSLRCTLQRAGSFARLGLIQNTRSGFVRRGQILTRIPKITLLYWGAVNGSLSAVRCQEVLVQPQASEKKSLAKIQVHRLIFFLRLSFRALVLLFKFVPLLLLYPLVLVFTRWMPHWLDALLWVTETSGPTFIKLGQWASTRRDIFSQDFCNRFSRLHVKVRPHSWAHTKQCLRRAFGEGWRRVLVFRSKEPVGSGCIAQVYRGWARVDQVEDPAFQSIVEEMEKDDLLEAWEIPGLGGMARSLRQLWRGSGEEESSEDKSLLDGQQEERLIPVAIKVVHPGVRRQVEIDLLLMKAGSWLLHCLPGLKWLSICEIVEEFEKLMTKQIDLRFEARNIERFQTNFRDFDYVKFPTPLRPFVTRSILVETFEESEPISNYLSSEVPKEVKQRIAKMGVDTLLKMVFFG
- the adck2 gene encoding putative aarF domain-containing protein kinase 2 isoform X2; its protein translation is MITIALGARGALLSLRCTLQRAGSFARLGLIQNTRSGFVRRGQILTRIPKITLLYWGAVNGSLSAVRCQEVLVQPQASEKKSLAKIQVHRLIFFLRLSFRALVLLFKFVPLLLLYPLVLVFTRWMPHWLDALLWVTETSGPTFIKLGQWASTRRDIFSQDFCNRFSRLHVKVRPHSWAHTKQCLRRAFGEGWRRVLVFRSKEPVGSGCIAQVYRGWARVDQVEDPAFQSIVEEMEKDDLLEAWEIPGLGGMARSLRQLWRGSGEEESSEDKSLLDGQQEERLIPVAIKVVHPGVRRQVEIDLLLMKAGSWLLHCLPGLKWLSICEIVEEFEKLMTKQESEPISNYLSSEVPKEVKQRIAKMGVDTLLKMVFLDNFVHGDLHPGNILVQCQGPLAGSGDGTGISGEHHGKTTLTDLLDTVVVSVRPPPCPIQLVLLDAGIVAQLSDRDLANFKAVFTAVVLRQGERVAELILNHARANECKDAALFKKEMAELVDHALSSNTLSLGKVQVADLLSRVFGLLIKHKVKLESNFSSIIFAIMVLEGLGRSLDPNLDILDLAKPLLLKNCASLL
- the adck2 gene encoding putative aarF domain-containing protein kinase 2 isoform X1; this encodes MITIALGARGALLSLRCTLQRAGSFARLGLIQNTRSGFVRRGQILTRIPKITLLYWGAVNGSLSAVRCQEVLVQPQASEKKSLAKIQVHRLIFFLRLSFRALVLLFKFVPLLLLYPLVLVFTRWMPHWLDALLWVTETSGPTFIKLGQWASTRRDIFSQDFCNRFSRLHVKVRPHSWAHTKQCLRRAFGEGWRRVLVFRSKEPVGSGCIAQVYRGWARVDQVEDPAFQSIVEEMEKDDLLEAWEIPGLGGMARSLRQLWRGSGEEESSEDKSLLDGQQEERLIPVAIKVVHPGVRRQVEIDLLLMKAGSWLLHCLPGLKWLSICEIVEEFEKLMTKQIDLRFEARNIERFQTNFRDFDYVKFPTPLRPFVTRSILVETFEESEPISNYLSSEVPKEVKQRIAKMGVDTLLKMVFLDNFVHGDLHPGNILVQCQGPLAGSGDGTGISGEHHGKTTLTDLLDTVVVSVRPPPCPIQLVLLDAGIVAQLSDRDLANFKAVFTAVVLRQGERVAELILNHARANECKDAALFKKEMAELVDHALSSNTLSLGKVQVADLLSRVFGLLIKHKVKLESNFSSIIFAIMVLEGLGRSLDPNLDILDLAKPLLLKNCASLL